Proteins encoded together in one Candidatus Kaiserbacteria bacterium window:
- a CDS encoding ribonuclease H-like domain-containing protein, translating to MRKIVFDIETSNLFSDVGSGDPAALDISVVCIHDSETDQYLSFLQEDFADLWKYIESADMLIGYNSDHFDIPLLNKYYPGDLTHIKSLDLLKEIHGSLGRRIKLDSVAKATLGTQKSGNGLQAIKWWRDGERQKVIDYCIQDVKVTKDIYDYALKNGKVKYADLGKMKDILLDTKDWEEKEDSSLTHTLPF from the coding sequence ATGCGCAAAATCGTTTTTGACATTGAAACGAGTAACCTATTTTCTGATGTTGGTTCAGGCGATCCGGCAGCTTTGGATATATCAGTTGTATGTATTCATGACTCAGAAACAGACCAGTATCTGTCTTTCCTGCAAGAAGATTTCGCTGATCTGTGGAAATACATAGAAAGCGCCGATATGCTCATCGGTTATAACTCAGATCATTTTGATATTCCACTACTTAATAAATACTACCCTGGTGATCTTACTCACATAAAAAGTCTAGACTTACTAAAAGAAATCCATGGTTCTCTCGGACGGCGTATAAAGCTCGATTCAGTTGCCAAAGCAACCCTTGGAACACAGAAGAGCGGAAATGGACTCCAAGCAATTAAGTGGTGGAGAGACGGCGAACGTCAAAAAGTTATCGACTACTGTATTCAAGATGTAAAAGTCACAAAAGACATTTACGATTACGCTCTTAAAAATGGAAAAGTGAAATATGCAGACCTTGGAAAAATGAAAGATATTCTACTCGATACAAAAGACTGGGAGGAAAAGGAAGACTCATCACTCACTCACACATTACCTTTTTAA
- a CDS encoding histidine--tRNA ligase, giving the protein MKLSTDSYKGVRDFYPRDKFIHDYILNTWAQVCEGFGYEPYAASILEPSELYKSKTSDEIVNEQTYTFEDRGGREVTLRPEMTPTVARMVARQQRELGFPLRWYSTPNCFRYERMQRGRLREFWQLNADLFGLSGIEADSEIITLANSLMKAFGASNEDFEIRLNDRRVFDSIFDEADIDAGTRKGIVSLLDRRAKIDNFESELTALTGEKATILLELLDSAASNVLLEELRERLKGLGIENVVIDTSITRGFDYYTGMVFEVFDTSPENNRSLFGGGRYDNLLEIFGTDKIPTVGFGMGDVTIKDFLETHNLLPEYVSPTDIMLCVLDESAAQFSDSVAQTLREQDMNVAVNYSYKKAGDQIKMADKKGIPFVSCIGKQEMESETLTVKHLSSGDQKELPVDAVADHIFTQEI; this is encoded by the coding sequence ATGAAACTCTCAACTGACAGCTACAAAGGAGTACGCGATTTTTATCCACGCGATAAATTTATCCACGACTACATTCTTAATACATGGGCACAGGTATGCGAAGGATTTGGATACGAACCTTACGCCGCTTCTATACTAGAACCTTCTGAGTTATACAAAAGCAAAACTAGCGACGAGATAGTGAACGAGCAAACGTATACGTTTGAAGACAGAGGTGGTCGTGAAGTAACGCTACGACCTGAAATGACACCTACCGTTGCTCGCATGGTTGCACGACAACAACGAGAGCTTGGTTTCCCATTACGTTGGTACTCAACACCAAACTGCTTTCGATACGAGCGTATGCAACGAGGACGCCTCCGAGAATTCTGGCAACTTAATGCAGACCTTTTTGGCCTCTCTGGAATAGAAGCTGATTCTGAAATAATTACTCTCGCAAACTCCTTAATGAAAGCTTTTGGTGCTTCTAATGAGGATTTCGAAATTCGGCTAAACGACCGACGTGTATTTGATAGCATCTTTGACGAAGCAGATATTGATGCAGGAACTCGTAAAGGTATTGTGTCGTTACTGGATCGACGCGCAAAGATAGACAACTTCGAAAGCGAGCTAACAGCACTTACTGGCGAGAAAGCAACTATTTTATTAGAACTTCTAGACAGTGCAGCAAGTAACGTACTTCTTGAAGAACTTCGTGAACGCCTTAAAGGACTTGGGATTGAGAATGTCGTTATAGATACTTCTATTACAAGAGGCTTCGATTACTACACAGGTATGGTTTTCGAAGTGTTCGACACTTCTCCAGAAAACAACCGCTCACTATTTGGTGGTGGTCGCTACGACAATCTCTTAGAAATATTCGGAACCGATAAAATTCCAACGGTAGGTTTTGGCATGGGAGACGTTACTATCAAAGATTTCCTTGAAACACATAATCTTCTTCCTGAATACGTATCACCAACAGACATAATGCTTTGCGTCCTTGATGAGTCAGCGGCCCAATTTTCTGACTCTGTTGCACAAACACTTCGAGAACAAGATATGAACGTTGCAGTAAACTATTCGTATAAAAAAGCAGGTGATCAAATAAAGATGGCGGATAAGAAAGGAATTCCTTTCGTAAGCTGTATTGGCAAACAAGAAATGGAAAGCGAAACTCTTACAGTAAAGCACCTTTCTAGTGGCGACCAAAAAGAACTACCTGTCGACGCTGTTGCTGATCACATATTTACACAAGAAATCTAG